One Bufo gargarizans isolate SCDJY-AF-19 chromosome 3, ASM1485885v1, whole genome shotgun sequence DNA segment encodes these proteins:
- the LOC122931764 gene encoding gastrula zinc finger protein XlCGF26.1-like, which translates to MDNMRKENICIRGDITACEDRIKGSHGHLILSPSYEIKGTQSQISTNRTGHNLSEMSANSEYGKDFENNANLSVHKEIQKDEPPCSEREKTFNKTILVQHQRIHTGEKGFSCSECGKCFSNKSNLVQHQRIHTGEKGFSCPECEKCFSKKSYLIQHQKTHTGEKPFSCSECGKCLSQKTILVKHQKIHTGEKGFSCSECGKCFSDKSNLVQHQRIHTGEKGFSCPECEKCFSQKSHLIQHQKTHTGEKPFSCSECGKCFSRKTILVKHQKIHTGEKGFLCSECGKCFSNKSNLVQHQRIHTGEKGFSCPECEKCFSQKSNLNQHQKTHTREKPFSCSECGKCFSQKTILVKHHKIHTEEKPFSCSECGKCFSRKTILVKHQKIHTGEKGFSCSDCGKCFSNKSNLVQHQRIHTGEKGFSCPECEKCFSQKSNLNQHQKTHTGEKPFSCSECGKCFSQKTVLVKHQKIHTGEKPFLCLECGKWFSEKSSFVRHLRIHTGEKPI; encoded by the exons ATGGATAACATGAGAAAAGAGAACAtctgcatcagaggagacatcactgcat GTGAAGACCGTATAAAAGGCTCCCATGGTCATCTAATTCTATCTCCTTCTTATGAAATAAAAGGTACTCAATCCCAAATTAGCACTAATAGAACTGGACACAATCTGAGTGAGATGTCTGCAAATTCTGAATATGGAAAAGATTTTGAAAATAATGCAAATCTTTCTGTGCACAAAGAAATTCAGAAAGATGAACCGCCATGTTCTGAAAGAGAGAAAACTTTTAAT AAAACAATTCTTGtgcaacatcagagaattcacacaggagagaagggattttcatgttcagaatgtggcaaatgttttagtaataaatcaaatcttgtgcaacatcagagaattcacacaggagagaagggatTTTCATGTCCCGAATGTGAAAAGTGTTTTAGTAAGAAATCATATCTTATTCaacatcagaaaactcacacaggagagaagccattttcatgctcagaatgtgggaagtgtctTAGTCAGAAAACCATTCTTGtgaaacatcagaaaattcacacaggagagaagggattttcatgttcagaatgtggaaaatgttttagtgataaatcaaatcttgtgcaacatcagagaattcacacaggagagaagggatTTTCATGTCCCGAATGTGAaaagtgttttagtcagaaatcacatcttattcaacatcagaaaactcacacaggagagaagccattttcatgctcagaatgtgggaagtgttttagtcgGAAAACAATTCTTGtcaaacatcagaaaattcacacaggagagaagggatttttatgttcagaatgtggtaaatgttttagtaataaatcaaatcttgtgcaacatcagagaattcacacaggagagaagggatTTTCATGTCCCGAATGTGAaaagtgttttagtcagaaatcaaatcttaatcaacatcagaaaactcacacaagagagaagccattttcatgctcagaatgtgggaagtgttttagtcagaaaACAATTCTTGTGAAACATCATAAAAttcacacagaagagaagccattttcatgctcagaatgtgggaagtgttttagtcgGAAAACAATTCTTGtcaaacatcagaaaattcacacaggagagaagggattttcatgttcagattgtggtaaatgttttagtaataaatcaaatcttgtgcaacatcagagaattcacacaggagagaagggatTTTCATGTCCCGAATGTGAaaagtgttttagtcagaaatcaaatcttaatcaacatcagaaaactcacacaggagagaagccattttcatgctcagaatgtgggaagtgttttagtcagaaaACAGTTCTTGtgaaacatcagaaaattcacactggagagaagccatttttatgcttaGAATGTGGGAAGTGGTTTAGTGAGAAGTCAAGTTTTGTGAGACAcctgagaattcacacaggagagaagcctatTTAA